The Pedosphaera parvula Ellin514 genome has a window encoding:
- a CDS encoding glycoside hydrolase family 43 protein, with protein MPTHSADPWMIQHEGVYYYCESKNHHRSIRIRKSRTLAGIGQDPGVCVWNAPATGRNSHAIWAPELHRLGNKWFIYYAADDGKNENHRMWVLESESDDPMGKYRCCGELKTDGWAIDGTVLSLDDGRMYFIWSGWPGHKDGQQNLYISQMKNPVALTGHRSVICVPDQPWEQKAMPICEGPQVLKRNNEIFVVYSASGSWTEHYCLGLLRYSGDDLLSPSAWTKHGPVLESTEEVWGVGHCSFVKSLCGTEDWILYHSKSSKTHGWDDRDVHAKRFTWFANGLPDFGKPAPRSQSLTQSVPVFTPAAVTTSAPIAA; from the coding sequence TTGCCGACCCATTCAGCCGACCCGTGGATGATTCAACACGAAGGTGTTTACTACTACTGCGAAAGTAAGAACCACCACCGAAGCATCCGAATTCGGAAGTCGAGGACCCTTGCCGGCATCGGTCAGGATCCCGGGGTTTGTGTTTGGAATGCTCCCGCGACTGGCAGAAACAGCCATGCAATTTGGGCGCCTGAACTTCATCGGCTTGGCAATAAATGGTTCATCTATTATGCGGCCGACGATGGGAAGAATGAAAACCATCGCATGTGGGTTCTCGAGTCTGAAAGCGATGATCCGATGGGCAAATATCGCTGCTGTGGCGAATTGAAGACCGATGGTTGGGCTATTGACGGGACTGTCCTGAGCCTGGACGACGGGCGGATGTATTTCATCTGGTCCGGTTGGCCAGGGCATAAGGATGGCCAACAGAACCTTTACATCTCGCAGATGAAAAATCCGGTGGCCCTGACCGGTCATCGCAGCGTGATTTGCGTGCCGGACCAGCCATGGGAACAGAAAGCAATGCCCATTTGTGAAGGCCCGCAGGTCCTCAAGCGCAATAACGAAATTTTTGTCGTTTATTCCGCAAGCGGCAGTTGGACAGAACACTACTGCCTGGGCCTGCTGCGTTACTCAGGTGACGATCTGCTCAGCCCCTCTGCCTGGACAAAGCACGGTCCGGTGCTTGAAAGCACCGAAGAGGTCTGGGGTGTGGGACACTGTTCCTTCGTGAAATCCCTCTGTGGAACGGAAGACTGGATTCTCTATCATTCCAAGTCCTCGAAAACCCATGGTTGGGATGATCGCGATGTGCATGCGAAGCGATTCACCTGGTTCGCGAATGGATTGCCAGACTTTGGCAAGCCAGCACCTCGCAGCCAATCACTAACACAATCGGTGCCCGTATTTACCCCGGCGGCTGTCACCACGTCAGCGCCGATTGCGGCCTAG
- a CDS encoding GIY-YIG nuclease family protein, giving the protein MRLTGRMAEQQLHLFDPTKPLLERFGVDFFRAVPKKPGVYIMSGEKDRVLYVGQSKNLRQRLSSYKNAKPDRVPRKIIRLVHSVRAITWQECDSPEAALLKENELLRTLRPKFNKLNTYPKAYGFIGLKRIGNQMDFWIGFEPRPEGMVYGAFKTGCMRGYATMLRLIWSALKQPQSPHELPAPLTALTPPRTYTLHIDQNPGLLEPDALAKAITNYLEGVSDELIPLLSNALPQNETLCSFQRNLQLSDLEVLSGFFERGTRRNYYLRQKYGVSGPIIPQEELDDLLVFKKYELAGSNSLENEEQLITPMSSDFASCPAPSPAP; this is encoded by the coding sequence ATGCGTTTAACTGGAAGGATGGCAGAACAGCAACTGCACTTGTTCGATCCGACCAAGCCGCTCCTCGAGCGCTTCGGGGTGGATTTCTTTCGTGCAGTCCCCAAAAAACCAGGAGTTTATATTATGAGCGGGGAAAAGGATCGGGTGCTGTATGTCGGTCAATCGAAGAATCTTCGTCAGCGCCTCTCTTCATACAAGAATGCGAAGCCAGATCGTGTGCCCCGGAAAATTATTCGTTTGGTTCACTCGGTAAGAGCCATCACCTGGCAGGAATGTGACTCTCCGGAAGCCGCTCTCTTGAAGGAAAATGAACTCCTTCGCACGCTAAGGCCGAAGTTTAACAAGCTAAACACCTATCCAAAGGCATATGGATTTATCGGGTTGAAGCGAATCGGAAACCAGATGGATTTTTGGATTGGCTTTGAGCCGAGGCCTGAGGGAATGGTTTATGGTGCTTTTAAAACGGGCTGTATGCGTGGTTATGCAACGATGCTGCGATTGATCTGGTCTGCTCTGAAGCAACCACAATCTCCCCATGAACTCCCGGCACCATTAACCGCGCTGACACCGCCCCGCACTTATACTCTCCACATTGACCAAAATCCGGGATTGCTGGAGCCTGATGCCCTCGCCAAAGCCATTACAAACTACTTGGAAGGGGTATCTGACGAGTTAATTCCATTGCTCTCCAATGCCTTGCCACAAAATGAAACCCTCTGTTCATTCCAGCGGAATCTGCAGCTGAGTGATCTGGAGGTGCTGAGTGGCTTTTTCGAGCGAGGGACCAGACGCAATTATTATCTGCGTCAAAAATATGGTGTTTCTGGTCCGATCATCCCGCAGGAAGAGCTCGATGACTTGCTGGTATTTAAGAAATACGAATTGGCTGGCAGCAACTCATTGGAAAATGAAGAGCAGCTTATCACTCCGATGTCGTCTGATTTTGCCAGTTGTCCTGCTCCATCCCCTGCCCCGTAG